In Mastigocladopsis repens PCC 10914, a single window of DNA contains:
- a CDS encoding sensor histidine kinase, producing the protein MAKPRQSSFRRILVSKILLLSVPVLLIGEIVAYKKARSSMLETARQNLTESAIIKGEKIVETSAALKTNLLSASQTTVIQSGSNGDIKQFLSQLARQLPRQIDCIQLTNPQNGHIIASVCGDQPIGELKFPIASDGVNVEAILPPKIGTSGRRDLRNKLQLLLSAPVYDSMGGLRYALIVRSTILQEKIKAKPGSLTGSTVVIADDGTILSHPIASRVGTNIEQHTDASRLKKIVKTALAGKQYFLHFFFENEGEELLAGYTAIPSPTTKGEQKKWVIIAVTSLDNALYGLRGIQLILIVLTVGLISASVLASLYLARYLARPVEQLRDYAINLHLNQSAEPIPHNFKIREFNQLAQALEQMVERLKAWAEELEIAWKEAKAANQVKTQFLATTSHELRNPLNIIINCVRLVRDGMCDDREEELEFLKRADDTAIHLLGIINDILDISRIEAGKLSVVLQPIDLRQVLKEVINIQSVNVQQKGLQLNIPQLNELIPVNADAAKLKQVLINVIGNATKFTDDGSITISTKILRSHDDKFEVFVCVTDTGLGIDPAQQQKLFRPFVMVEDSTARKFGGTGLGLAISRNLIELMGGTITLKSAGLNQGTTVTVSLPLIDASLLPGSGGQEDSGNVTLSSGDQTVRGIKQTAEEVAQKKSHFPSTLSKEVKNSKLSMQNAKS; encoded by the coding sequence ATGGCTAAACCCCGTCAATCATCCTTTCGTAGGATTTTAGTGTCGAAAATTTTGCTTCTGTCAGTTCCAGTTTTATTGATAGGGGAAATTGTCGCCTATAAAAAGGCACGCTCTAGTATGCTGGAAACTGCCCGTCAAAATTTAACAGAAAGTGCCATCATTAAGGGGGAAAAGATTGTAGAAACGAGCGCTGCTTTAAAAACGAACTTACTAAGTGCAAGTCAAACAACAGTTATCCAATCAGGTTCAAATGGTGATATCAAACAATTTCTGAGTCAGCTAGCACGACAACTACCAAGGCAAATAGACTGTATTCAACTGACCAATCCGCAAAACGGCCATATTATTGCAAGTGTTTGCGGTGACCAGCCCATCGGTGAATTGAAATTTCCCATAGCGAGTGATGGGGTGAATGTCGAGGCAATATTACCACCAAAGATAGGAACAAGTGGTCGGAGAGATTTACGAAATAAACTACAATTACTGTTATCTGCTCCCGTGTACGATAGTATGGGCGGCTTGCGTTATGCCTTGATTGTGCGCTCGACAATACTGCAAGAAAAAATCAAAGCAAAGCCTGGTTCACTAACAGGCTCCACGGTCGTTATTGCTGATGATGGAACAATTTTGTCACATCCAATTGCTAGTCGTGTTGGCACTAATATAGAACAGCATACAGATGCTTCTCGACTCAAAAAGATTGTAAAAACTGCTCTTGCTGGGAAGCAATATTTTCTGCATTTCTTTTTTGAAAATGAGGGTGAAGAATTACTTGCTGGTTATACTGCTATTCCCAGTCCCACAACAAAAGGGGAACAGAAAAAATGGGTCATTATAGCCGTTACAAGTTTAGACAATGCTTTGTATGGTCTTAGAGGAATCCAACTTATTCTTATTGTTTTAACAGTTGGTTTGATCAGCGCAAGTGTTTTGGCATCGCTGTATTTAGCTCGTTACCTAGCTCGTCCTGTAGAACAATTGCGTGACTATGCTATAAATCTTCACTTAAATCAATCAGCAGAACCGATTCCTCACAACTTTAAAATTCGGGAGTTTAACCAATTGGCGCAAGCACTCGAACAAATGGTCGAGCGATTGAAAGCATGGGCAGAAGAATTAGAAATCGCATGGAAAGAAGCGAAAGCCGCAAACCAGGTGAAAACTCAGTTTTTAGCTACGACTTCCCATGAGTTAAGAAATCCACTAAACATTATCATTAATTGCGTTCGTCTGGTTCGAGATGGTATGTGCGATGATCGAGAAGAAGAATTAGAGTTTCTCAAGCGTGCCGATGACACAGCTATTCACCTGTTAGGCATTATTAATGATATACTAGACATTTCCAGGATAGAAGCAGGCAAGCTCTCGGTCGTTTTGCAACCTATTGACCTTCGGCAAGTCCTGAAAGAAGTGATTAACATACAATCAGTGAATGTTCAACAAAAAGGTTTGCAGTTGAATATTCCTCAGCTTAATGAGCTAATTCCCGTTAATGCTGATGCAGCAAAACTTAAACAAGTTCTGATTAATGTTATCGGTAATGCAACTAAGTTTACCGATGACGGAAGCATTACAATTTCTACAAAAATTCTACGTAGTCACGATGATAAATTTGAAGTTTTTGTCTGTGTGACAGATACAGGTTTAGGCATTGATCCCGCTCAACAACAAAAACTATTTCGTCCTTTCGTAATGGTGGAGGATTCAACGGCACGTAAGTTTGGTGGTACAGGACTGGGACTTGCAATTTCACGAAACTTAATAGAACTGATGGGAGGTACCATTACTCTTAAGAGTGCAGGTCTTAACCAAGGCACGACAGTAACAGTAAGTTTACCTTTGATTGATGCCTCACTCTTACCAGGTTCAGGAGGGCAAGAAGATTCAGGAAATGTCACTCTTTCCTCTGGAGATCAAACGGTAAGAGGGATAAAGCAAACAGCAGAAGAAGTTGCTCAGAAAAAAAGCCACTTCCCCTCTACCCTGAGCAAAGAAGTGAAGAATTCAAAATTAAGTATGCAAAATGCAAAATCATAG
- a CDS encoding Gfo/Idh/MocA family protein has protein sequence MTKKINIAVVGVGRWGVHLLRNFLEHPQAEVVAVIEPNVERLAEVKQQYHLDDGVLLTSEWKAIEQMTGLEAVVIATPASTHYSLIANALRWGYHVLAEKPLTLNLAECRELCQLAEKQQRQLIVDHTYLFHPAVERGKAVVQAGQLGDLRYGYATRTHLGPVRQDVDALWDLAIHDIAIFNSWLNHIPVKVQATGTVWLQPRVGGDEGEKELIEATSPSLENQGLADLVWVTLTYPNNFQAYIHLCWLNADKQRRLGVVGSLGSLIFDEMSTTSPLTLLHGEFERQGNRFIPVNQRQQMLEIETGEPLRRVCEHFMRCVLEKTPSDVSSGWVGTQLVQILAALTESLHKGGTLVFMDANES, from the coding sequence ATGACTAAGAAAATTAACATAGCTGTTGTTGGTGTTGGACGTTGGGGTGTACATTTGCTACGGAATTTCTTAGAACATCCACAAGCTGAGGTAGTAGCGGTCATAGAGCCGAACGTAGAACGTCTAGCAGAGGTGAAACAGCAGTATCACTTAGATGATGGGGTACTACTGACAAGTGAATGGAAAGCAATAGAGCAGATGACGGGTTTAGAAGCAGTAGTTATTGCTACTCCTGCTAGCACGCATTACTCCTTAATTGCCAACGCTTTGCGTTGGGGTTATCACGTTTTAGCAGAAAAGCCTTTAACTCTCAACTTAGCAGAATGTCGAGAACTGTGTCAGCTTGCAGAAAAACAGCAACGACAACTGATAGTTGACCACACTTACTTATTTCACCCAGCAGTTGAGAGAGGGAAAGCTGTTGTTCAGGCGGGTCAATTAGGTGATTTACGTTATGGATACGCGACTCGCACTCATTTAGGACCAGTCCGCCAAGATGTTGATGCGCTGTGGGACTTAGCCATTCACGATATTGCCATCTTCAATTCTTGGCTCAATCACATACCTGTAAAAGTGCAAGCAACGGGTACGGTGTGGCTGCAACCGAGAGTAGGGGGAGATGAGGGAGAAAAGGAATTAATAGAAGCAACATCCCCCTCACTTGAAAACCAAGGATTAGCCGACTTAGTATGGGTGACACTGACCTACCCGAATAACTTTCAAGCATATATTCATCTGTGTTGGCTTAATGCTGATAAACAACGACGACTAGGAGTTGTCGGAAGCCTGGGTAGTCTGATTTTTGATGAAATGTCAACTACATCACCTTTGACGCTACTACATGGTGAGTTTGAACGTCAGGGAAACCGATTTATTCCTGTTAATCAAAGGCAACAAATGCTGGAAATAGAAACAGGGGAACCATTGCGGCGGGTGTGTGAGCACTTTATGAGATGTGTTCTTGAAAAGACTCCCTCAGATGTTTCCTCTGGGTGGGTAGGAACGCAGTTAGTGCAAATTCTTGCTGCTTTGACAGAATCTCTTCATAAAGGCGGCACACTTGTTTTTATGGATGCAAATGAGTCGTGA
- a CDS encoding GNAT family N-acetyltransferase, with translation MVEQLKSRYSLAWINKIAEVSQDAWDALALPLHTPFLEWEWLKNLETSQSATANTGWLPNHLTLWRDRTLIAAAPLYLKGHSYGEFVFDHQWADLAQRIGVEYYPKMVGMTPFTPAEGYRFLIAPGEDEDEITAMMVHEIDAFCTKHRISGCHFLYVDPQWRPILERHGFISWLHHSYIWENLGFNTFDEYLAVFNANQRRNIKRERKAVEKAGLKLQPLSGDEIPKSLFPLMYQFYADTCDKFGWWGSKYLTKRFFEQLHTHYRHRVVFFAAYSEHDNRQPVGMSFCLFKGDRMYGRYWGSFQEIDCLHFDACYYAPVEWAIANGIQIFDPGAGGRHKKRRGFPAAGNYSLHRFYNGRLAQILRHHISEVNEMEQQEIEAINAELPFSQQK, from the coding sequence ATGGTGGAACAACTCAAGTCTCGCTACTCTCTCGCTTGGATTAATAAAATTGCCGAAGTCTCCCAAGATGCTTGGGATGCTTTAGCATTACCACTTCATACCCCGTTTTTAGAGTGGGAGTGGCTGAAAAATCTCGAAACCTCCCAAAGCGCTACAGCTAACACTGGCTGGTTACCGAATCATTTGACCCTATGGCGAGACAGAACCCTGATTGCTGCTGCCCCACTATACCTGAAAGGACACAGTTATGGCGAATTTGTTTTCGACCACCAGTGGGCAGACTTAGCACAACGCATTGGTGTGGAGTATTACCCGAAAATGGTGGGAATGACTCCATTTACGCCGGCTGAAGGCTATCGGTTCTTGATTGCACCAGGAGAAGATGAAGATGAGATAACGGCAATGATGGTGCATGAGATTGATGCTTTCTGTACCAAGCACCGTATCTCTGGCTGTCATTTTCTCTATGTAGATCCCCAATGGCGTCCTATTCTGGAACGCCACGGCTTTATATCTTGGCTACACCACAGCTACATCTGGGAAAATCTTGGATTTAACACTTTTGATGAGTACTTAGCAGTTTTCAACGCCAACCAGCGCCGCAACATTAAGCGCGAACGCAAAGCAGTAGAAAAGGCTGGTTTGAAACTACAACCTCTTAGTGGTGATGAGATTCCCAAGTCGCTGTTTCCTTTGATGTATCAGTTCTACGCTGATACTTGTGATAAATTTGGCTGGTGGGGTAGCAAGTACTTAACAAAAAGATTTTTTGAACAGCTACATACCCATTACCGCCATCGAGTTGTATTTTTCGCAGCATACAGCGAACACGATAATCGTCAACCAGTGGGGATGTCTTTTTGTCTGTTTAAGGGCGATAGGATGTATGGACGCTATTGGGGTTCTTTCCAAGAAATAGATTGCTTACATTTTGATGCTTGCTATTATGCACCAGTAGAGTGGGCGATCGCCAACGGTATCCAAATTTTTGACCCTGGTGCTGGCGGACGCCACAAAAAACGTCGCGGGTTTCCTGCTGCTGGGAATTATAGTTTGCACCGCTTTTACAATGGTCGTTTGGCACAAATTTTGCGACATCATATCAGTGAGGTTAATGAGATGGAACAACAGGAAATTGAGGCAATTAACGCGGAGTTGCCTTTTAGTCAACAAAAGTGA
- a CDS encoding MraY family glycosyltransferase has protein sequence MNIYSSLRSLGIADPSGSGWLAVVFTFLLACSVTWLLIPAVRKFALRVGWADQPNARRLNREPLPNAGGLAIYAGVIAAVVLASLLRPIELERVLAEVQTILLGGSILVLVGFIDDQFGLPPLVRLLIQILTALLLVANRITIEVSFGTPIDSTLSVLLTVLWVVGITNAVNLMDGMDGLAGGVSFITAMGLLAVSAQVPNRAAATLVLAALGGAALGFLRHNFHPSRIIMGDAGAYFFGYVLAATCILGNLQAPTVVSLVAPVLFLLLPVLDTTQVFVRRLMAGKNPLSTPGKDHLHHRLLAWGLSQRHAALTLWSVTLVCNLLAMRLQNMTLVQILATTIGIILLLSFTILQRIRAA, from the coding sequence ATGAACATATACAGCTCCCTTCGGTCCCTCGGTATTGCTGACCCTAGCGGTTCCGGCTGGTTGGCGGTAGTATTTACGTTTCTTTTAGCTTGCAGTGTAACTTGGCTTTTGATTCCGGCAGTCCGCAAGTTTGCCTTGCGCGTTGGTTGGGCTGACCAGCCGAACGCGCGACGGCTCAACCGAGAACCTTTGCCTAATGCAGGGGGTCTGGCTATTTATGCCGGAGTGATTGCCGCAGTCGTACTAGCTAGTCTCTTACGACCTATTGAACTCGAAAGAGTGCTGGCTGAGGTACAGACTATTCTTTTAGGGGGTTCGATATTAGTTCTTGTGGGCTTTATCGACGACCAATTCGGCTTACCCCCGCTGGTTCGATTGTTAATTCAGATACTCACAGCTTTATTGCTGGTTGCTAATCGTATCACTATTGAAGTTTCTTTTGGAACTCCCATCGATTCTACGTTATCAGTATTATTAACAGTACTGTGGGTCGTTGGAATTACTAATGCTGTTAATTTAATGGATGGTATGGATGGTTTGGCGGGAGGAGTCAGTTTTATCACCGCCATGGGATTGTTAGCAGTTTCAGCTCAAGTTCCTAACCGTGCAGCAGCGACGTTAGTTCTAGCAGCTTTGGGAGGAGCGGCGCTTGGCTTCTTGCGTCATAACTTCCACCCTTCGCGCATTATTATGGGTGATGCCGGAGCTTACTTTTTTGGTTATGTGTTAGCTGCTACTTGTATTTTAGGGAATCTCCAAGCTCCTACGGTTGTCTCTTTAGTAGCACCAGTGCTGTTTTTACTGTTACCAGTACTCGACACCACTCAAGTGTTTGTGCGGCGACTGATGGCGGGTAAAAATCCTCTCAGTACTCCTGGGAAAGACCACCTACACCACCGCTTGCTAGCTTGGGGCTTGTCTCAACGTCACGCCGCGCTGACTCTTTGGTCTGTTACCTTAGTTTGCAACTTGCTGGCAATGAGATTACAAAACATGACTTTGGTACAGATACTTGCCACAACCATCGGCATTATTCTCCTTTTGAGCTTTACCATTTTGCAAAGGATACGAGCAGCGTAA
- a CDS encoding DUF4346 domain-containing protein — translation MDLTVEGLAAIDEKLSQRHIDLDPGGYFIIYLNREEGVICAKHFTNVIDEHGLAVDPETGKVIPARGKVERTHTTVFSGRTAKELCVKIFEEQQPCPVTQLNHAAYLGREFVRAEIALVTGQDYVQD, via the coding sequence ATGGATTTGACTGTTGAAGGCTTGGCAGCAATTGACGAGAAACTGTCTCAGCGTCACATTGACCTTGATCCCGGTGGCTATTTCATTATTTATCTAAATCGGGAGGAGGGAGTCATTTGTGCCAAGCATTTCACAAATGTAATTGATGAGCATGGTTTAGCTGTTGACCCGGAAACAGGAAAGGTGATTCCAGCACGGGGAAAGGTGGAACGCACTCACACGACTGTATTTAGTGGGAGAACGGCAAAGGAACTGTGTGTGAAAATTTTTGAGGAACAACAACCCTGTCCCGTGACTCAGTTAAACCATGCGGCTTATTTGGGTCGAGAGTTTGTCCGAGCTGAGATTGCTTTAGTGACAGGACAAGATTATGTGCAAGATTAA
- a CDS encoding RibD family protein, which translates to MVQHRPHTTVVLAMSADGKIADVTRSPARFGSTTDKAHLEEQISIGDAVLFGASTLRAYGTTLTVSHPQLLQQRIQAGKPPQPVHIVITHSANLNPEMHFFEQPVNRWLLTTKAGALFWQGRREFEQILVFETPTAKIDINAALQYLTTLGIKHLAVLGGGELVASMLELDLIDEFWFTVCPLIIGGATAPTPVEGNGFFAQLAKRLQLVEVYTIEQEVFLHYRLQQPAD; encoded by the coding sequence ATGGTACAACACCGTCCTCATACTACAGTAGTTTTGGCGATGAGTGCAGATGGCAAGATAGCAGATGTCACGAGATCGCCTGCTCGGTTTGGCTCGACGACTGATAAAGCACACCTGGAAGAACAAATCTCCATAGGTGATGCTGTTTTATTTGGTGCTAGTACACTCCGCGCCTACGGTACAACACTAACCGTATCGCATCCACAACTGCTGCAACAACGAATTCAGGCGGGAAAACCTCCCCAGCCAGTCCATATAGTAATTACACATTCTGCCAACCTCAATCCAGAAATGCACTTCTTTGAGCAACCAGTCAACCGTTGGTTGCTGACAACAAAAGCAGGAGCGCTTTTTTGGCAAGGACGCAGAGAATTTGAGCAAATTTTGGTTTTTGAAACACCTACGGCAAAAATTGACATTAATGCAGCCTTACAATATTTAACAACTTTGGGCATAAAACATTTGGCAGTACTAGGTGGCGGTGAATTAGTCGCTTCAATGCTGGAATTAGATTTAATTGATGAATTTTGGTTCACCGTCTGTCCGTTGATTATAGGTGGTGCTACTGCACCTACACCAGTAGAAGGTAACGGATTTTTCGCCCAGTTGGCTAAGCGTCTGCAACTTGTGGAAGTGTACACTATTGAGCAGGAAGTCTTTCTGCATTATCGGCTGCAACAACCGGCAGATTAG
- the groL gene encoding chaperonin GroEL (60 kDa chaperone family; promotes refolding of misfolded polypeptides especially under stressful conditions; forms two stacked rings of heptamers to form a barrel-shaped 14mer; ends can be capped by GroES; misfolded proteins enter the barrel where they are refolded when GroES binds), with protein MAKIVAFNEESRRALERGINALADAVKITLGPKGRNVLLEKKFGAPQIVNDGITVAKEIELEDPLENTGAKLVQEVASKTKDVAGDGTTTATVLAQALIKEGLKNVAAGTNPIALKRGIDKTIEALVQEIAAVAKPVEGAAIAQVATVSAGNDEEVGKMLAEAMEKVTKDGVITVEESKSLTTDLEVVEGMQIDRGYISPYFITNNERMTVEFENARILITDKKISNIQELIPVLEKVARLGQPLLIISEDVEGEALATLVVNKARGVLNVAAIKAPGFGDRRKAMLQDIAIITGGQMISEEIGLSLDTASLEMLGTARKITIDKENTTIVAAGENTTTDVQKRIGQIRKQLEETDSEYDREKLQERIAKLAGGVAVIKVGAATETELKDRKLRIEDALNATKAAVEEGIVPGGGTTLIHLSKKIAEFKNSLDAEEKIGADIVARSLEAPLRQIADNAGVEGSVIVARVHDTDFNVGYNAATGKFEDLIAAGIIDPAKVVRSALQNAASIAGMVLTTEAIVVEKPEKKPAGGAPDMGGMGGMGGMGGMGGMGMM; from the coding sequence ATGGCAAAAATTGTTGCATTTAATGAAGAATCGCGGCGGGCATTAGAACGAGGCATCAATGCTCTTGCCGATGCCGTGAAAATTACCTTGGGACCAAAAGGTCGTAACGTTCTGTTGGAGAAAAAATTTGGGGCACCCCAAATTGTCAACGATGGTATCACCGTTGCCAAAGAAATTGAACTAGAAGACCCGCTAGAAAATACTGGCGCAAAACTGGTCCAGGAAGTGGCGTCAAAAACAAAAGATGTGGCTGGGGACGGCACTACCACCGCCACTGTGTTGGCGCAGGCGTTGATCAAAGAAGGTTTGAAGAATGTCGCCGCAGGTACTAACCCCATTGCCTTAAAGCGGGGAATCGACAAAACCATTGAGGCGTTGGTACAGGAAATTGCAGCAGTAGCGAAACCAGTAGAAGGTGCGGCGATCGCTCAAGTTGCCACAGTTTCAGCTGGTAACGACGAAGAAGTCGGCAAAATGCTGGCTGAGGCGATGGAGAAAGTCACCAAAGATGGTGTGATCACCGTTGAAGAATCTAAGTCCCTAACAACGGATTTAGAAGTTGTCGAGGGGATGCAGATAGACAGGGGTTACATCTCCCCCTACTTCATCACCAACAATGAACGGATGACGGTGGAATTTGAAAATGCCCGCATCCTGATTACCGACAAGAAAATCAGCAACATCCAAGAGTTAATTCCTGTTTTGGAAAAAGTTGCCCGTTTGGGTCAACCCTTGCTGATTATCTCTGAAGATGTGGAAGGGGAAGCTTTGGCAACTTTGGTGGTGAACAAAGCGCGGGGTGTGCTCAATGTCGCCGCCATCAAGGCACCTGGGTTTGGGGATCGCCGGAAAGCAATGTTACAAGACATTGCCATTATCACTGGCGGACAAATGATTTCCGAAGAAATCGGCTTAAGCTTGGATACCGCTTCTTTGGAAATGTTGGGAACTGCCCGGAAAATCACAATTGACAAAGAAAACACCACCATCGTTGCTGCTGGTGAAAACACAACAACAGACGTGCAGAAGCGAATTGGTCAAATTCGCAAACAACTAGAAGAAACAGATTCTGAATACGATAGAGAAAAACTGCAAGAGCGCATCGCCAAGCTAGCTGGTGGCGTTGCGGTAATTAAAGTGGGTGCGGCAACAGAAACCGAACTCAAAGACCGCAAACTACGAATTGAAGACGCTCTCAACGCTACCAAAGCGGCTGTGGAAGAAGGTATCGTTCCTGGTGGTGGAACAACTTTGATTCACTTATCCAAGAAGATAGCGGAATTTAAAAACAGCCTCGACGCCGAAGAAAAGATTGGCGCTGATATTGTAGCGCGATCGCTCGAAGCCCCCTTGCGTCAAATTGCAGACAATGCTGGTGTTGAAGGATCTGTCATTGTTGCCAGGGTACATGACACTGATTTCAATGTTGGTTACAACGCTGCGACTGGGAAATTCGAGGACTTAATTGCTGCTGGGATTATCGACCCGGCAAAAGTCGTACGTTCAGCTTTGCAAAACGCTGCTTCTATCGCTGGAATGGTTTTAACCACCGAAGCTATAGTGGTCGAAAAACCAGAGAAAAAACCCGCTGGTGGTGCGCCTGACATGGGCGGCATGGGCGGCATGGGCGGCATGGGTGGCATGGGCGGCATGGGCATGATGTAG
- the corA gene encoding magnesium/cobalt transporter CorA, whose amino-acid sequence MARKLPHLSFKVTKSYRTNLYHQPGTLPGTIFVEENAPPPMIFFIDYNQTNILDKQIATPEECATYLDKESVSWVDVQGLGNVDILQRLGKVFDLHSLVLEDVVNMAERPKIEDYEDQLVIIARMVVPKQKECGFHSEQVSFVLGKHYLLTIQEEAEYDCFEPVRMRIRNSKGIIRKQGVDYLAYALLDAIVDGFFPVLERYGERIEELEEEVITNPKRQTLQNIYQIRRELLQLRRAIWPQREAINSLIKNGSELITNEVQIYLRDCYDHAVQVIDMVEIYRELSSGLMDVYLSSLSNKMNEIMKVLTVISSIFIPLTFIVGIYGMNFNTDKSPYNMPELNWYWGYPICLAVMALIAAGLLFFFWRRGWLENASTIKHD is encoded by the coding sequence ATGGCAAGAAAACTTCCTCATCTTTCTTTTAAAGTTACTAAATCATACAGAACAAATTTATATCATCAACCAGGGACTTTACCAGGAACGATCTTTGTTGAAGAAAACGCTCCTCCTCCCATGATTTTTTTTATTGACTATAACCAAACGAATATCCTCGATAAGCAAATCGCAACTCCGGAGGAGTGCGCCACTTATCTGGATAAAGAATCTGTTTCTTGGGTAGATGTACAAGGTTTGGGTAATGTAGACATTTTGCAAAGGCTGGGTAAAGTTTTTGATTTACATAGTCTCGTTTTAGAAGATGTAGTCAATATGGCAGAGCGCCCAAAAATAGAAGATTATGAAGACCAATTGGTTATCATTGCTCGCATGGTCGTACCCAAGCAAAAAGAATGTGGCTTTCATAGTGAGCAAGTTAGTTTTGTGTTGGGGAAACATTACTTGCTGACTATACAAGAGGAAGCAGAATATGATTGTTTTGAACCAGTGCGGATGCGAATTCGTAACTCTAAAGGCATTATCAGAAAACAGGGGGTAGATTATTTAGCTTATGCTCTGTTAGATGCTATCGTAGATGGCTTTTTCCCGGTACTAGAACGTTATGGTGAGCGAATTGAAGAGTTAGAGGAGGAAGTCATCACCAACCCTAAGCGTCAAACATTACAAAATATTTATCAAATTAGGCGAGAATTATTGCAACTGCGCCGCGCTATCTGGCCCCAGAGAGAGGCTATTAATTCTTTAATAAAAAATGGTAGTGAACTCATCACGAATGAAGTTCAAATCTATTTGAGAGATTGTTATGACCATGCAGTCCAAGTGATAGATATGGTGGAAATTTACCGGGAACTTTCATCAGGGTTGATGGATGTTTATCTTTCATCCCTAAGTAACAAAATGAATGAAATTATGAAGGTGCTAACGGTCATTTCGTCAATTTTTATTCCCTTGACTTTTATTGTGGGTATCTATGGAATGAACTTTAATACTGATAAATCACCATACAATATGCCCGAATTGAATTGGTATTGGGGTTATCCAATTTGTTTAGCAGTTATGGCACTCATTGCAGCAGGTTTACTATTTTTCTTTTGGCGAAGAGGCTGGCTGGAAAATGCTTCAACAATTAAGCATGATTAA
- the rnc gene encoding ribonuclease III, translated as MGLAYPRRQRQLESLVRKLGLAADAPIKWQLLDLALTHPTVSESANYEHLEFVGDAVVRLVAAIVLWETYPNCPVGDFAAIRSVLVSDRMLSQLAREYGLELYLLVAGSATADKVGQESRLADAFEAVLGALYLSTHNLELIRSWLDPHFKQLAAEIRLDPARFNYKAALQEWTQAKYKILPEYRVVEINQPQHNQERFLAQVWLYEQKLGEGKGRSIKAAEQAAAKVAFLALDAQEKP; from the coding sequence ATGGGCCTCGCTTATCCACGCCGTCAGCGGCAGCTCGAAAGTTTAGTAAGAAAATTAGGTCTGGCAGCAGACGCACCTATAAAGTGGCAGCTGCTGGACTTAGCGCTGACTCATCCCACTGTCTCTGAGTCGGCAAATTATGAACATCTGGAGTTTGTCGGCGATGCAGTCGTGCGATTAGTCGCAGCTATTGTATTATGGGAAACCTATCCCAATTGTCCAGTGGGTGATTTTGCAGCAATTCGTTCGGTGTTGGTGAGCGATCGCATGCTCTCTCAACTTGCAAGAGAATACGGCTTGGAGCTCTACTTACTAGTCGCTGGCAGTGCGACTGCTGATAAAGTTGGTCAGGAGTCACGACTGGCAGATGCCTTTGAAGCAGTGTTGGGTGCTCTGTATCTGAGTACGCACAATCTCGAACTGATCCGCTCTTGGCTAGACCCTCACTTCAAACAACTTGCAGCAGAAATTCGCCTCGATCCGGCTAGATTTAACTATAAAGCCGCTCTGCAAGAATGGACTCAAGCAAAATATAAAATTTTACCAGAATATCGAGTTGTAGAAATCAATCAACCTCAGCATAACCAAGAGCGTTTTCTTGCTCAAGTGTGGCTATACGAACAAAAGCTAGGTGAAGGAAAGGGACGTTCTATCAAAGCTGCTGAACAAGCTGCTGCAAAAGTTGCTTTTTTAGCACTTGACGCTCAGGAAAAACCGTGA